A genomic stretch from Longibacter salinarum includes:
- a CDS encoding anhydro-N-acetylmuramic acid kinase, giving the protein MPLRSRSTRVVAGLMSGTSLDGVDAAITHLVGSGRSLSVEVLAFVHHPYPKVLRELILQASEPKRSSVRDIARLNSRLPVEAARAIRMAVDEANLDPEDLDLVGSHGQTIQHLPDPASVAGETVRTTLQADDPSLLAQRLGVPVVGDFRRADMALGGQGAPLAPYLDDVLFASENETRLLLNLGGIANLTVLPAGGGPQDLRAFDTGPANMVIDALAQRLFDEPYDPNGSYAADGTPDADLLADLLMGDYFRLPPPKSTGREAFGTGYVDTFLQHGRSKSLSDADLMATATMLTAASVYQAYARYIRPSHTAETVYVSGGGVHNDTLMSMLGAAFAPIPVQRTSDLEGGVDPDAKEAVLFAVLAHETANGVPTGLPNVTGARRPAIQGGIYLPPPDTGMGSAASV; this is encoded by the coding sequence ATGCCCCTTCGCTCCCGCTCCACTCGCGTAGTTGCCGGCCTGATGTCGGGGACGTCGCTCGATGGCGTTGATGCTGCAATCACGCATCTCGTGGGTAGCGGCCGCTCGCTCTCGGTAGAGGTGCTGGCGTTCGTACATCACCCATACCCGAAGGTGCTTCGGGAGCTCATCCTTCAGGCATCCGAACCGAAGCGCTCTTCCGTTCGGGACATCGCCCGGCTGAACTCTCGGCTACCAGTAGAGGCCGCTCGTGCCATCAGGATGGCTGTTGACGAGGCGAATCTGGATCCAGAAGACCTTGACCTCGTCGGGTCCCACGGTCAGACGATCCAACATCTGCCCGATCCCGCATCCGTCGCCGGTGAGACCGTCCGGACAACGCTTCAGGCCGACGATCCATCTCTGCTGGCCCAGCGTCTCGGCGTGCCCGTCGTTGGTGACTTCCGGCGGGCGGACATGGCTCTCGGCGGACAGGGGGCACCGCTCGCCCCGTATCTCGACGACGTCCTGTTTGCGAGTGAAAACGAAACGCGCCTGCTTCTGAACCTGGGCGGCATCGCAAACCTGACCGTTCTTCCGGCGGGAGGTGGCCCTCAAGATTTGCGGGCCTTCGACACCGGCCCGGCCAACATGGTCATCGATGCCCTGGCGCAGCGCCTGTTCGACGAGCCGTACGACCCGAACGGATCGTACGCAGCCGATGGCACCCCGGATGCCGACCTCCTCGCCGACCTGCTCATGGGCGACTACTTTCGCCTGCCTCCGCCCAAATCAACCGGCCGCGAAGCATTCGGGACCGGCTACGTGGATACGTTTCTCCAGCACGGGCGCTCGAAGTCGCTGTCCGATGCGGACCTGATGGCCACGGCGACCATGCTCACGGCGGCCTCGGTGTACCAGGCCTACGCTCGCTATATCCGGCCATCCCACACCGCAGAGACGGTCTACGTCAGCGGCGGCGGCGTCCATAACGATACGCTGATGAGCATGCTTGGCGCCGCATTCGCACCAATTCCCGTGCAGCGTACAAGCGACCTCGAAGGCGGCGTCGACCCGGACGCGAAGGAGGCGGTTCTCTTTGCCGTCCTCGCCCACGAAACCGCGAACGGCGTCCCGACGGGGCTTCCGAATGTCACCGGAGCACGTCGACCGGCGATTCAAGGGGGAATCTACCTTCCGCCGCCCGACACCGGCATGGGATCTGCTGCATCGGTTTGA
- the thiL gene encoding thiamine-phosphate kinase, whose product MDTPSANGPSAAGNSSQPEIHPQETSISEIGEFGLIAHLRETLGETDDESIVAGISDDAAVYRVDDDTVHVVTTDALIEGVHFDRTFMPMEHLGFKAMSANVSDIAAMNATPRYATVVIGVPKNASVEAIGTLYQGIKQACDAYGVTVIGGDTTGSHSLSVTVTVIGEASEEDVVYRRGAQPGDKICVTGDIGASYAGLKVLLRQREQLQQQGEDFQPQLDKFSYVIRRHLAPPAQVQAVREWRDAGFRPSSLIDISDGLASEVHHLCEASGTRAQMYEPSLPISPHTRNTATDFGEEVTIYALFGGEDYELVFTASEEELKSLDPQTFNVIGEMEEPDEDEPRVQLQQADGENVRVRPGGFDHFGDEQPDG is encoded by the coding sequence ATGGACACTCCCTCTGCAAACGGACCTTCCGCTGCCGGCAACAGCTCACAGCCGGAGATTCACCCGCAGGAAACGTCGATCTCCGAAATCGGCGAGTTCGGTCTGATCGCCCACCTCCGCGAGACGCTCGGCGAGACGGATGACGAATCTATCGTGGCCGGCATCTCGGACGATGCCGCGGTCTATCGCGTGGACGACGACACCGTGCACGTGGTCACCACCGATGCTTTGATTGAGGGCGTGCACTTCGATCGCACGTTCATGCCGATGGAGCACCTCGGCTTCAAGGCCATGTCGGCGAACGTGAGCGACATCGCGGCGATGAACGCGACACCACGCTATGCTACGGTCGTCATTGGCGTCCCGAAGAACGCGTCGGTTGAAGCCATCGGCACGCTGTACCAGGGCATCAAGCAGGCGTGCGATGCATACGGGGTCACCGTTATCGGCGGAGACACCACGGGATCGCACTCGCTGTCCGTAACAGTCACAGTGATCGGTGAAGCGTCGGAGGAGGACGTGGTCTACCGTCGCGGGGCCCAGCCCGGCGACAAGATCTGCGTAACGGGCGATATCGGAGCATCGTATGCCGGCCTGAAAGTGCTGCTGCGCCAGCGGGAGCAGTTGCAGCAACAGGGCGAAGATTTCCAGCCGCAGCTCGACAAGTTCTCGTACGTCATTCGGCGTCACCTCGCGCCTCCGGCACAGGTCCAGGCTGTGCGCGAGTGGCGGGATGCGGGCTTCCGCCCGTCGTCTCTGATCGACATCTCCGACGGTCTGGCGTCCGAAGTCCATCACCTCTGCGAGGCAAGCGGCACGCGCGCACAGATGTATGAACCGTCACTTCCAATTTCTCCGCACACCCGCAATACAGCGACAGACTTCGGCGAGGAAGTCACGATCTACGCCCTCTTCGGTGGCGAAGACTACGAACTCGTGTTCACGGCTTCGGAGGAAGAGCTCAAGTCTCTCGATCCGCAGACGTTCAACGTGATCGGAGAAATGGAGGAGCCGGACGAGGACGAACCCCGCGTTCAGCTACAGCAGGCCGACGGTGAGAACGTTCGCGTCCGCCCGGGTGGATTCGATCACTTCGGCGATGAACAGCCCGACGGCTGA
- a CDS encoding serine/threonine-protein kinase, giving the protein MSDRWKRIAALFDEALEHPPSERNSWLENACGEDESLYQTVQRLVHAHERTGGILDTSLVAASEDERGASGSLDGETLGPYRLIREIGHGGMGVVHLAERADNAFDHSVAIKVVRRIVSRDVARRFEFERQILATLDHPNIATLHGGGTTPDGRPYLVMEYVDGTPLTTYCDDNKLSIDERLDLFITVADAVQAAHRALVVHRDLKPSNILVNGEGRVKLLDFGIAKWLDPSISGGPHDPPTTRPGARPMTLAYASPEQLQGEAITTASDVYQLGLILYELLAGRRAYDLNGRSLSDMERVVCEELPSRPSTAVTRMEQDKSSTGDDADEVARSRNVDPDRLQRKLRGDLDAIVMTALLKEPDRRYSSVSEFADDLRRYREKRPVHARGDSAGYRARRFIHRHRWESATAAVFLLVIVAYALTVTIQSKRVQDALTDARTEAEKSAQVTSFLMDLFEANDPSISPGEAVTARELLSRGVERAESLDDQPVVRAEMFDVIGRVYFKLAEYDRSELLLRRSLEKRRALLGPRHPDVATSLNDLAETLEAQGRLDTAEVLYREALSIREQHLGQSHPQVAASLNNLGELLGDQANYAEARPLLEESLALRQNLLGPDDPEVAVSLSNLGMLHWSQGRYDRAERFVSEALEIRREALGPVHAEIVWDLNSLGLILDDAGRLEEAEELLREALSMSRRLYGDVHPEVATTMSNLSGVVGRLGREEEERKLTEQAFEMRERMFGPSHPQVAIGMNNLAAVYLKTGRAVDAEETYRAAVRRFKDAFGEDHPHVAYPLLGLARTLLRLDKDGPEAVRLARDALALRDASLSADHWLIAETKNVLGASLARIGQHTEAASLLEEGYMHLRSVDGRDQETRWALEQLVAVKTKQNQPTVAEAYADTLALFAAD; this is encoded by the coding sequence ATGTCTGATCGATGGAAACGGATCGCTGCATTGTTCGACGAGGCACTTGAGCATCCCCCGTCGGAGCGTAACTCGTGGCTCGAGAACGCGTGTGGAGAGGACGAGTCGCTCTATCAGACGGTCCAGCGACTCGTCCATGCACATGAGCGAACGGGCGGAATTCTCGACACATCGCTGGTTGCTGCATCCGAAGATGAGCGTGGCGCTAGCGGGTCCCTTGACGGCGAGACGCTCGGACCGTATCGGCTCATCCGAGAGATCGGACACGGTGGCATGGGCGTGGTACACCTCGCTGAACGGGCGGACAACGCGTTCGATCACAGCGTAGCGATCAAGGTGGTGCGCCGCATCGTGTCACGCGACGTGGCACGTCGGTTCGAGTTTGAGCGGCAGATCCTTGCCACACTCGACCATCCGAACATCGCGACGCTCCACGGGGGCGGGACGACGCCCGACGGACGGCCATATCTCGTGATGGAGTACGTCGACGGGACGCCGCTCACAACCTACTGCGACGACAACAAGCTTTCGATTGACGAGCGGCTCGATCTGTTCATCACCGTGGCCGACGCGGTGCAGGCTGCTCATCGCGCGCTCGTTGTACATCGCGACCTGAAGCCGTCGAACATACTCGTCAACGGTGAGGGCCGCGTAAAACTTCTGGACTTCGGCATCGCAAAATGGTTGGATCCATCCATTTCGGGTGGTCCGCACGACCCGCCGACAACGCGACCCGGGGCCCGCCCGATGACGCTCGCCTATGCCAGTCCAGAGCAGCTCCAAGGCGAGGCGATTACGACCGCGTCCGACGTTTACCAGCTTGGTCTTATCCTGTACGAGCTGCTCGCAGGGCGGCGAGCATACGACCTAAACGGGCGCTCCCTGAGCGACATGGAGCGGGTGGTGTGCGAGGAGTTGCCGTCTCGTCCAAGTACGGCTGTAACGCGCATGGAGCAGGACAAGAGCTCGACCGGTGATGATGCTGATGAGGTTGCTCGCTCCCGGAACGTTGATCCCGATCGCCTGCAGCGGAAGCTGCGCGGAGACCTCGACGCGATCGTGATGACCGCGCTTCTCAAGGAGCCCGATCGACGATATTCGTCTGTATCTGAGTTTGCAGACGATCTGCGTCGCTACCGTGAGAAGCGCCCAGTGCACGCACGCGGCGATTCGGCAGGGTACCGCGCCCGGCGATTCATTCATCGTCACCGCTGGGAGAGCGCCACGGCCGCCGTCTTTCTCCTTGTTATCGTCGCGTACGCTCTGACGGTGACGATTCAGTCGAAACGGGTTCAGGACGCGCTCACAGATGCCCGGACGGAAGCGGAGAAATCAGCTCAGGTCACGTCTTTCCTGATGGATCTGTTCGAGGCCAACGATCCCAGCATTTCGCCGGGAGAGGCGGTTACGGCCAGAGAGTTGTTGTCGCGTGGTGTCGAACGGGCCGAGTCGCTCGACGATCAACCCGTCGTGCGAGCCGAGATGTTTGACGTCATCGGCCGGGTCTACTTCAAGCTGGCCGAGTACGATCGCAGCGAGTTGTTGCTTCGGCGCTCCCTGGAGAAGCGACGAGCGCTGCTCGGTCCCCGTCATCCAGATGTCGCGACCAGCCTGAATGACCTTGCCGAAACGCTCGAAGCCCAGGGACGTCTCGATACGGCCGAGGTTCTCTACCGGGAGGCTCTTTCCATCCGAGAGCAGCATCTCGGCCAATCTCACCCGCAGGTGGCGGCGAGCCTGAATAACCTCGGCGAACTTCTCGGCGATCAGGCGAACTACGCGGAGGCTCGGCCTCTTCTGGAAGAATCACTCGCACTACGACAGAATCTGCTCGGCCCTGACGATCCGGAGGTCGCGGTCAGCCTCAGCAACCTTGGTATGCTACACTGGAGCCAGGGCCGATATGACCGAGCGGAGCGCTTTGTGAGCGAGGCTCTTGAGATTCGGCGTGAGGCACTGGGGCCGGTACACGCTGAGATCGTGTGGGATCTGAATAGTCTCGGCCTCATCCTGGACGACGCGGGCCGCCTGGAGGAGGCCGAAGAACTTCTGCGTGAGGCGCTTTCGATGAGCCGACGTCTCTACGGCGACGTGCACCCCGAAGTGGCGACTACGATGAGTAACCTTTCGGGGGTTGTGGGTCGACTCGGGCGGGAGGAAGAGGAGAGAAAACTGACCGAACAGGCATTTGAGATGCGGGAGCGGATGTTCGGTCCATCCCATCCGCAAGTGGCTATTGGAATGAACAACCTGGCGGCCGTATACCTGAAGACGGGCCGCGCTGTCGACGCGGAAGAGACCTATCGGGCGGCGGTTCGACGATTCAAAGACGCCTTCGGGGAAGACCATCCGCATGTGGCTTATCCGCTACTGGGACTCGCTCGGACGCTCCTCCGTCTCGATAAAGACGGTCCAGAAGCCGTTCGACTGGCGCGCGATGCGCTCGCTTTACGTGACGCGTCGCTGTCGGCCGACCACTGGCTGATCGCCGAGACCAAGAACGTTCTCGGTGCGAGTCTCGCCCGTATTGGGCAGCACACCGAGGCGGCGTCCTTGCTCGAAGAGGGCTACATGCATCTTCGCTCGGTGGACGGACGCGACCAGGAAACCCGGTGGGCCCTCGAACAGCTCGTCGCGGTCAAGACAAAACAGAATCAGCCGACGGTCGCGGAGGCGTACGCAGACACGCTCGCTCTCTTCGCCGCCGACTGA
- a CDS encoding ECF-type sigma factor, with amino-acid sequence MSTSEAFDTTVFEAVLTAAQEGDEEALDRLMPMVYDELRSLAKHLLRRNRRVMTTTELVHEAYLKLDGRMEVDWHGRAHFFAIASRSMRQILIDEARKRKATKRGGDPVRMPLTSHHLQTEVPVNDLLSLNDALTRLANVDERLQKVVEYRFFGGMTEPEIAAVLDVSTRTVQRDWAKARAWLYRELYETEGRAKTGASDE; translated from the coding sequence ATGTCTACATCTGAAGCATTCGACACCACCGTTTTCGAGGCGGTTTTGACGGCAGCTCAAGAGGGCGATGAGGAGGCTCTCGACCGGTTGATGCCCATGGTCTACGATGAGCTCCGTTCGCTTGCTAAGCACCTTCTCCGACGCAACAGGAGAGTCATGACCACGACGGAGCTCGTGCACGAGGCATACTTGAAGCTTGACGGACGCATGGAGGTGGACTGGCATGGCCGGGCGCACTTTTTCGCCATCGCGAGTCGGTCCATGCGCCAGATCCTGATCGACGAGGCACGGAAGCGGAAAGCAACGAAACGGGGTGGCGATCCAGTCCGGATGCCTCTGACGTCGCACCATCTGCAGACGGAGGTTCCGGTGAACGACCTGCTTTCGCTGAACGATGCCCTCACCCGCCTCGCCAACGTCGACGAACGGCTGCAGAAGGTCGTGGAGTACCGATTTTTCGGTGGAATGACCGAGCCGGAGATCGCAGCGGTTCTTGACGTGTCCACTCGGACGGTTCAGCGCGACTGGGCCAAAGCGCGCGCCTGGTTGTACCGAGAGCTTTATGAAACCGAAGGGCGAGCAAAAACGGGAGCTTCGGACGAGTGA
- the mddA gene encoding methanethiol S-methyltransferase, with protein sequence MKRALFFAYGIVSYLIFLLVFSYAVAFIGDFAVPKTINSGPESAFWTAILINTGLLGLFAVQHSGMARSQFKEWWTRIVPPSVERTTYVLVASGVLALLMWQWRPLTGIVWEVEAGWAETALWAGFGLGWLIVLGTTFIISHWHLFGLKQVHSHYRKQEAPKPQFQVRSLYKYVRHPLYLGFLIAFWSTPTMTVGHLLFAAASTGYILVGATLEERDLIARFGERYRRYRERVPMLLPGLSGGKSTAAKETSARPHHS encoded by the coding sequence ATGAAACGCGCACTCTTCTTCGCCTACGGCATCGTCAGTTATCTCATTTTCCTACTGGTCTTTTCGTACGCCGTCGCATTTATCGGGGACTTCGCTGTGCCCAAAACCATCAACTCGGGACCAGAGTCCGCCTTCTGGACGGCCATTCTCATTAACACGGGTCTCCTCGGCCTCTTTGCAGTCCAGCACAGCGGCATGGCCCGATCGCAGTTCAAAGAGTGGTGGACGCGCATCGTGCCCCCTTCCGTCGAGCGGACCACCTACGTGCTCGTCGCCTCCGGTGTACTCGCGCTCCTAATGTGGCAATGGCGCCCGCTGACGGGCATCGTCTGGGAGGTGGAGGCCGGCTGGGCAGAAACAGCTCTCTGGGCCGGATTCGGCCTGGGATGGCTGATCGTCCTCGGCACCACGTTCATCATTAGCCACTGGCATCTCTTCGGCCTGAAGCAGGTGCATTCGCACTACCGAAAGCAGGAGGCGCCCAAGCCGCAGTTTCAGGTCCGGAGCCTGTACAAATACGTTCGTCATCCTCTCTACCTCGGTTTCTTAATCGCCTTCTGGTCGACGCCGACAATGACGGTCGGACACCTTCTCTTTGCGGCAGCCTCGACCGGATACATTCTCGTTGGCGCCACGCTGGAGGAGCGCGACCTCATCGCCCGCTTCGGCGAACGCTATCGACGCTACCGGGAGCGCGTGCCGATGCTATTACCTGGATTATCCGGGGGGAAATCGACCGCAGCGAAAGAGACGAGCGCACGTCCGCACCACTCATAA
- a CDS encoding Ig-like domain-containing protein, whose translation MFADERFRSRSTRIVVSIPVLVLLLATTLLFIGCDSTDYRAEPDEDDIATVIISPDSARIGVGDRLDFSAAALTESGDTVANISLNWMTTDADVFTVDSTGLATGESPGAAFCTVTTQRFVGRDSAFVSVF comes from the coding sequence ATGTTCGCTGACGAACGCTTCCGGTCTCGCTCTACACGCATCGTCGTCTCCATTCCCGTCCTTGTCCTGTTGCTCGCCACTACACTGCTATTTATCGGCTGCGACAGCACGGACTATCGGGCGGAACCTGACGAAGACGATATCGCCACCGTCATCATTTCGCCGGATAGCGCCAGAATCGGCGTTGGGGATCGCCTCGACTTTTCTGCAGCCGCACTCACCGAATCTGGAGACACCGTTGCCAATATTTCCCTGAACTGGATGACGACGGATGCCGATGTCTTTACCGTCGACTCGACCGGGCTCGCAACGGGAGAATCGCCAGGAGCGGCCTTCTGCACCGTCACGACCCAGCGTTTCGTGGGGCGCGATTCGGCATTCGTGTCGGTATTCTAG